A stretch of the Equus quagga isolate Etosha38 chromosome 9, UCLA_HA_Equagga_1.0, whole genome shotgun sequence genome encodes the following:
- the RAB27B gene encoding ras-related protein Rab-27B, producing MTDGDYDYLIKLLALGDSGVGKTTFLYRYTDNKFNPKFITTVGIDFREKRVIYNTQGPNGSSGKAFKVHLQLWDTAGQERFRSLTTAFFRDAMGFLLMFDLTSQQSFLNVRNWMSQLQANAYCENPDIVLIGNKADLPDQREVNERQARDLADKYGIPYFETSAATGQNVEKAVETLLDLIMKRMEQCVEKTQVSDTVNGGNSGKLDGEKPAEKKCAC from the exons ATGACCGATGGGGACTATGATTATCTGATCAAACTCCTGGCCCTTGGAGATTCGGGGGTGGGGAAAACGACATTTCTTTATCGATACACAGATAATAAATTCAATCCCAAGTTCATCACAACAGTAGGAATAGACTTTCGGGAAAAACGTGTG ATTTATAATACACAGGGACCAAATGGATCATCAGGGAAAGCCTTTAAGGTGCATCTTCAGCTTTGGGACACTGCAGGACAAGAGCG ATTCCGGAGCCTCACCACCGCGTTTTTCAGAGACGCCATGGGCTTCTTATTAATGTTTGACCTCACCAGTCAACAGAGCTTCTTAAATGTCAGAAACTGGATGA GCCAACTGCAAGCAAATGCTTATTGTGAAAATCCAGATATAGTATTAATTGGCAACAAGGCAGACCTGCCAGACCAGAGGGAAGTCAACGAACGGCAAGCCCGGGACCTGGCTGACAAATACGG CATACCATATTTTGAAACAAGTGCAGCGACTGGCCAGAACGTGGAAAAAGCTGTGGAAACCCTTCTGGACTTGATAATGAAGCGAATGGAACAGTGTGTAGAGAAGACACAAGTCTCCGACACTGTCAATGGTGGAAACTCTGGAAAGCTAGATGGAGAAAAGCCTGCAGAGAAGAAATGTGCCTGCTAG